Proteins co-encoded in one Candidatus Eisenbacteria bacterium genomic window:
- a CDS encoding DMT family transporter: MRLPPTTLLALLTVQVVFAVHYVAAKMVVEFVPPRAWALVRVAAAAAILLALARARAPRTRVTRRDLASLAFFALFGVVINQVSFTEGIQRTTPAHSSLINTLIPVSTFLFALLLRGESLTFRKGAGLGLAFLGVLVLLRVHEFTFSERWVKGDLLTLLNAFSFGFFLAVSRNTVRRYPPLVSTAYTMAFGAVGIALVGAPAALRFDWLSLPASTVLVMAGIVLFATVLNYVLNYYALSRVDSSTVALFIYLQPLLATLLSVGLGRESLSPRFGASALLVFAGVYLVARAPHPTPRAKILEAE; the protein is encoded by the coding sequence TTGCGCCTTCCACCCACCACGCTGCTCGCGCTGCTCACGGTCCAGGTCGTCTTTGCCGTGCACTACGTCGCGGCGAAGATGGTGGTGGAATTCGTCCCCCCCCGCGCATGGGCGTTGGTCCGCGTCGCCGCGGCCGCCGCGATTCTACTCGCCCTCGCGCGCGCCAGGGCGCCCAGGACGCGAGTCACCCGGCGCGACCTGGCGAGTCTCGCCTTCTTCGCCCTCTTCGGCGTGGTGATCAACCAGGTCTCCTTCACCGAAGGAATTCAACGGACCACCCCCGCCCACTCATCGCTCATCAACACATTGATCCCGGTCTCCACCTTTCTGTTCGCGCTCCTCCTGCGCGGGGAGTCGCTCACTTTTCGCAAGGGCGCGGGGCTCGGGCTCGCCTTCCTCGGCGTGCTCGTCCTTCTCCGGGTTCACGAGTTCACCTTCTCCGAACGTTGGGTGAAGGGGGATCTTCTCACCCTCCTCAACGCCTTTTCCTTCGGTTTCTTTCTCGCCGTCAGCCGGAACACCGTTCGGCGCTACCCCCCCCTCGTCTCCACCGCCTACACCATGGCCTTCGGCGCCGTGGGCATCGCCCTCGTCGGCGCTCCCGCCGCCCTTCGTTTCGACTGGCTCTCCCTCCCGGCCTCCACGGTGCTCGTCATGGCCGGGATCGTCCTCTTCGCCACGGTTCTGAATTACGTTCTCAATTACTATGCTCTCTCCCGGGTCGACTCCTCCACGGTTGCGCTCTTCATCTATCTGCAACCACTCCTGGCCACCCTCCTCTCCGTCGGGCTCGGACGGGAAAGCCTCTCCCCCCGATTCGGGGCGAGCGCGCTTCTCGTCTTCGCCGGAGTCTACCTGGTCGCCCGCGCCCCTCACCCCACACCCCGCGCGAAGATTTTGGAGGCGGAATAA